Proteins from a single region of Desulfofundulus luciae:
- a CDS encoding nitrogenase component I subunit alpha, with protein sequence MPVVRMKCNETIPERDKHIYRTEKEKSIIPACNIATIPGDMTERGUAFAGARGVVGGPISDVIQLVHAPAGCAWYTWGTRRHLSDFYPWATPTRLTNVAFNRRYCMCTDMQEKDVVFGGMKKLEQACLEAIRLFPEAKGLIIFTTCTTGLIGDDVQAIARQVEKKTGKLIFTSESPGCSGVSQSRGHHDFNTQFYRQIRQLRERRPELKMSEEEKTPYDICLIGEYNMDWDLKIVRPLFEKIGVRIAAVFSGNERIENLVKMPDVKLNVVHCQRSAEYIAHMIKDGFNIPFIRVSLFGIKQTAEALRKTAAFFGLEERAEKVIAGEMKRVEKSLAFYREKLKGKRVAIYVGGPRVWHWIKLMEELGMTVVAVACTFAHEDDYEKINARAPEGMLVIDNPNEFEIEEMLKTEKPDLFLTGLKEKYIARKMGIPTVNSHSYEKGPYAGFVGMVNFARDIYQALYAPVWKYQWGIDGAPAKDEEERSCS encoded by the coding sequence ATGCCTGTGGTAAGAATGAAGTGCAACGAAACGATTCCCGAGCGGGATAAGCATATTTACCGCACAGAAAAGGAGAAATCCATAATTCCCGCCTGTAATATCGCCACCATTCCGGGAGATATGACCGAGCGCGGGTGAGCTTTTGCCGGTGCCCGCGGGGTCGTGGGCGGACCGATTTCCGACGTCATTCAACTGGTTCACGCGCCGGCAGGTTGCGCCTGGTACACGTGGGGTACGCGGCGGCATCTATCCGACTTTTATCCCTGGGCTACGCCCACCCGCCTGACCAATGTCGCCTTCAACCGCCGCTACTGCATGTGTACCGACATGCAGGAAAAAGATGTTGTCTTCGGGGGCATGAAAAAGCTGGAACAGGCCTGCCTGGAAGCCATCCGGCTGTTCCCCGAGGCAAAGGGATTGATCATCTTCACCACCTGCACCACGGGCCTGATCGGCGACGACGTGCAGGCGATAGCCCGGCAGGTGGAAAAGAAAACCGGCAAGCTGATCTTCACTTCCGAATCACCGGGTTGTTCCGGGGTGAGCCAGTCCAGGGGGCACCACGACTTTAACACCCAGTTTTACCGGCAGATACGGCAGTTGAGGGAGCGCCGGCCGGAGCTGAAAATGTCCGAAGAAGAGAAAACTCCCTATGACATCTGCTTGATTGGCGAGTACAACATGGACTGGGATTTAAAAATAGTCAGGCCGCTCTTTGAGAAAATCGGCGTGCGTATTGCAGCCGTTTTCAGCGGCAACGAGCGCATCGAAAACCTGGTCAAGATGCCCGATGTGAAATTAAACGTGGTGCACTGCCAGCGTTCCGCCGAGTATATCGCCCACATGATCAAAGACGGGTTTAACATTCCATTTATCCGCGTCTCGCTCTTCGGGATTAAGCAGACTGCAGAAGCGCTGCGGAAAACTGCCGCCTTCTTTGGCCTGGAGGAGCGGGCCGAAAAGGTGATTGCCGGGGAAATGAAGCGGGTGGAAAAGAGCCTGGCTTTCTACCGGGAAAAGTTAAAGGGCAAGCGGGTGGCCATTTACGTCGGCGGCCCCCGGGTATGGCACTGGATCAAGCTGATGGAGGAACTGGGGATGACCGTGGTGGCCGTCGCCTGCACCTTTGCCCACGAAGACGACTATGAAAAGATCAACGCCCGGGCGCCGGAGGGAATGCTGGTTATTGACAACCCCAACGAGTTTGAGATCGAAGAGATGCTCAAGACCGAAAAGCCGGACCTGTTTTTAACCGGGCTGAAAGAAAAATATATCGCGCGCAAGATGGGCATTCCCACGGTAAATTCCCACTCCTACGAAAAAGGTCCTTATGCCGGCTTTGTCGGTATGGTTAATTTCGCCCGGGATATCTACCAGGCTCTTTATGCACCGGTTTGGAAATACCAGTGGGGCATTGATGGTGCTCCGGCAAAAGACGAGGAGGAAAGGTCATGCAGCTAA
- a CDS encoding P-II family nitrogen regulator, whose amino-acid sequence MKEVIAIIRPNKINATKEALAVLGFPGLNACKVAGRGKQKGITGEVTFAVNPELEKQEGGMKYVPKRMISLVVDDQDVPLVVAAIIKVNRTGRIGDGRIFVCPVEEAVRVRTGEKGLAAI is encoded by the coding sequence ATGAAGGAAGTAATTGCCATTATCAGGCCCAATAAGATTAACGCCACTAAAGAAGCCCTGGCCGTGCTGGGTTTTCCGGGTCTGAACGCCTGCAAGGTGGCCGGGCGGGGCAAGCAGAAGGGAATCACGGGTGAAGTGACCTTTGCCGTCAACCCCGAACTGGAAAAACAGGAGGGCGGGATGAAATACGTACCCAAAAGGATGATTTCTCTGGTGGTGGACGACCAGGACGTACCCCTGGTCGTGGCTGCAATCATCAAAGTCAACCGTACCGGGCGGATAGGAGACGGGCGCATCTTTGTCTGCCCTGTAGAAGAGGCGGTACGGGTACGCACGGGGGAAAAGGGCCTGGCTGCCATCTGA
- a CDS encoding P-II family nitrogen regulator — translation MKMIRAIIRPEKSEEVVDALAEAGYVALTKMDVVGRGKQKGIHVGSIYYDELPKVMIMLVVEDGRAAEVVEIITRSAYTGNFGDGKIFITPVDEAYTVRTGTAGL, via the coding sequence ATGAAAATGATCAGGGCCATCATCCGTCCCGAAAAAAGTGAGGAAGTGGTGGACGCCCTGGCTGAAGCCGGATACGTAGCCCTGACCAAAATGGATGTGGTTGGGCGGGGCAAGCAAAAGGGCATTCATGTGGGCAGCATATACTACGACGAGCTGCCCAAGGTGATGATCATGCTGGTGGTGGAGGACGGCAGGGCGGCGGAGGTGGTAGAAATAATTACCAGATCTGCTTATACCGGAAACTTCGGTGACGGGAAAATCTTCATCACCCCGGTGGATGAGGCCTACACCGTACGCACCGGTACTGCGGGGCTGTAA
- the nifH gene encoding nitrogenase iron protein has protein sequence MTRKIAIYGKGGIGKSTTQQNTAAALAHFYGKKVLIHGCDPKADCTRLILGGKPQETVMDTLREFGEDAVTIDRVVKTGFCGIKCVESGGPEPGVGCAGRGVITAISLMEELGAYTPDLDFIFFDVLGDVVCGGFAMPVREGKAQEIYIVASGEMMALYAANNICRGMVKYAEQSGVRLGGIICNSRNVDGERELMEEFCSRIGTQMIHFIPRDNIVQKAEFNRQTVTQFDPDCNQAREYRELARKIIDNDMFVIPQPMTMDEMESLVVKYGLQE, from the coding sequence ATGACCAGAAAAATTGCCATTTACGGAAAGGGTGGTATTGGCAAATCCACCACCCAGCAAAATACCGCTGCCGCCCTTGCCCATTTCTATGGGAAAAAAGTTTTGATCCATGGCTGCGATCCCAAGGCGGACTGCACGCGGCTGATTCTTGGCGGCAAGCCGCAGGAGACGGTGATGGATACCCTGCGGGAATTCGGAGAGGACGCGGTGACCATCGACCGGGTGGTAAAGACCGGGTTCTGCGGGATCAAGTGTGTCGAGTCCGGGGGGCCGGAACCGGGTGTTGGTTGTGCCGGTAGGGGTGTGATCACGGCCATCAGCTTGATGGAAGAGCTGGGTGCTTACACGCCGGACCTGGATTTCATCTTTTTCGACGTACTGGGTGACGTTGTCTGCGGTGGTTTTGCCATGCCGGTGCGTGAAGGCAAGGCCCAGGAGATCTACATTGTGGCTTCGGGGGAAATGATGGCTCTTTATGCCGCCAATAACATCTGCCGCGGTATGGTCAAGTATGCCGAACAGAGCGGCGTCAGGCTTGGGGGTATTATCTGCAACAGCCGTAACGTTGATGGGGAGAGGGAATTGATGGAAGAGTTTTGTTCCAGAATCGGTACCCAGATGATTCACTTTATCCCGCGGGACAATATTGTCCAGAAAGCGGAATTTAACCGTCAGACGGTGACTCAGTTCGATCCGGATTGCAACCAGGCCCGGGAGTACAGGGAGCTGGCCAGAAAAATTATTGATAACGATATGTTCGTCATTCCGCAACCCATGACCATGGACGAGATGGAGAGCCTGGTGGTCAAATACGGCCTGCAGGAGTAA
- a CDS encoding P-II family nitrogen regulator codes for MTKIECIIRPGKLEDVKDALGRFGIHGMTVSQVIGCGLQKGRTEVYRGTEYSINLLPKIKVEIVIADKFVDEVVKLVTEAARTGEIGDGKIFTYPVENAIRIRTGETGESAI; via the coding sequence ATGACCAAAATTGAATGTATCATCCGCCCCGGTAAGCTGGAAGACGTTAAAGATGCTTTAGGAAGATTTGGCATACATGGTATGACCGTATCGCAGGTAATCGGTTGTGGCCTGCAAAAGGGTCGCACCGAGGTCTACCGGGGTACGGAATACAGCATTAACCTGCTGCCCAAAATCAAAGTGGAGATTGTCATTGCCGATAAATTTGTGGATGAGGTGGTAAAGCTGGTTACCGAAGCCGCACGTACCGGTGAAATCGGCGACGGCAAGATCTTTACCTATCCGGTGGAAAACGCCATTCGCATTCGTACCGGTGAAACCGGTGAAAGCGCCATCTGA
- a CDS encoding ammonium transporter → MNGLYLLPLVLLAAPGLAWAGEAQVDTGDTAFVLISAALVMIMTLPGVALFYGGMVRRKNTLSTIMQSLFIMALISVQWVLWGYSIAFGPDKAHLFGSLAWLGLNGVGQAPNPDYSATIPHLAFMAFQMMFAVITPALITGAFAERMRFPAFVAFTLLWATFVYDPLAHWVWGVDGWLRNLGALDFAGGTVVHISSGVSGLIAALVLGRRRGYGSEPMVPHNLPLTVLGAALLWFGWFGFNAGSALSANGLAASAFVVTNTAAAAAALSWVFAEWIHHGKPTVLGGASGLVAGLVAITPASGFVGPMPAVIIGLVAGVVCYLAVSVLKSTLGYDDSLDAFGVHGIGGTWGALATGLFASRAVNPAGVDGLLFGNPHQLWIQFISVLASWLFAAVMTFVILKVVGLFFKLRASEDEEVQGLDITQHGEDAYSDMVLGAPVSRIQSLSASPSTMVTTREAGV, encoded by the coding sequence ATGAATGGCCTTTACCTTTTACCCCTGGTATTGCTGGCCGCACCCGGTCTGGCCTGGGCCGGTGAAGCTCAAGTTGATACGGGAGATACCGCATTCGTTCTTATCTCTGCAGCACTGGTGATGATTATGACCCTGCCCGGGGTGGCCCTGTTCTACGGTGGTATGGTCAGGCGCAAGAATACCCTCAGCACGATCATGCAGAGCCTGTTTATCATGGCCCTGATTTCAGTACAATGGGTGCTCTGGGGTTACAGCATCGCTTTCGGTCCGGATAAGGCGCACCTGTTCGGCAGCCTGGCCTGGCTGGGGTTAAATGGCGTGGGTCAAGCGCCAAACCCTGATTATTCGGCTACCATTCCTCACCTGGCATTTATGGCTTTCCAGATGATGTTCGCGGTAATCACCCCGGCATTAATTACCGGCGCCTTTGCCGAACGGATGCGTTTCCCGGCTTTTGTAGCCTTCACCCTGCTCTGGGCCACCTTTGTTTACGATCCCCTGGCCCACTGGGTATGGGGCGTTGACGGCTGGTTGCGCAACCTGGGCGCCCTGGACTTTGCTGGCGGCACGGTGGTGCATATTTCTTCCGGCGTATCCGGCCTGATCGCGGCCCTGGTGCTGGGCCGGCGCAGGGGTTACGGCTCGGAGCCGATGGTGCCCCATAACCTGCCCCTTACGGTCCTGGGAGCGGCGCTGCTGTGGTTTGGATGGTTCGGCTTTAACGCAGGCAGCGCCCTTTCGGCCAACGGCCTGGCGGCCAGCGCCTTTGTGGTGACCAATACGGCCGCTGCAGCGGCAGCCCTCTCCTGGGTCTTTGCCGAATGGATCCACCACGGCAAACCCACCGTTCTGGGCGGCGCCAGCGGCCTGGTGGCCGGTCTGGTGGCCATCACTCCCGCCTCGGGGTTTGTCGGGCCGATGCCTGCGGTAATCATCGGCCTGGTGGCCGGCGTGGTTTGCTACCTGGCAGTGAGTGTGCTAAAGTCCACACTGGGTTATGACGATTCCCTGGATGCCTTTGGAGTTCACGGTATCGGCGGTACATGGGGCGCGCTGGCCACCGGCCTGTTTGCTTCCAGAGCTGTTAACCCTGCCGGTGTTGACGGTCTGCTCTTTGGCAACCCCCATCAGTTGTGGATCCAGTTTATCAGCGTACTGGCCAGCTGGCTGTTTGCCGCCGTTATGACTTTCGTCATTCTCAAGGTGGTGGGATTGTTCTTCAAGTTGCGGGCCAGCGAAGATGAAGAAGTACAGGGTCTGGATATTACCCAGCATGGTGAGGATGCCTACTCAGACATGGTGCTGGGCGCACCGGTGAGCCGTATTCAGAGCTTATCGGCTTCTCCTTCTACCATGGTCACTACCAGGGAAGCTGGTGTATAA
- a CDS encoding ammonium transporter, with product MEVNLSILATGLDTVWVLLCAALVFFMEAGFAFLEAGFIRAKNSMNIVMKVFTDCTIGMLSYWVLGFAVMYGLDKGGLFGGSGFLLSGGFEHLQLRIPLYAYWLFQAAFAVAMASIVSGAVAERMKFGPYLIFTALAAGLIYPVAGHWVWGGGWLSELGMLDFAGSAVVHAVGGWSALAAVLLLGPREGKYNPDGTVNVLPAHNMHLAFLGTFILWFGWFGFNPGSSLSGLDLNIARIAVTTNLAAAAGGTTGMLFTMWKYGKADPSMAMNGALAGLAAITAGTAYVTPASAVIIGGMAGVLVVLAVGFFDRVRADDPVGAIAVHGVNGTWGALAVGLFAEKGGLFYGGGLHLLGVQALGVLAVSLWAFTATGLVFYLLKKTVGIRVPASEELEGLDINEHGIPAYAGLVAGSLGEVGVDEFAPDTTCAPEVVSRAAVQK from the coding sequence ATGGAGGTCAATCTTTCCATCCTGGCTACAGGCCTGGATACGGTTTGGGTACTTTTGTGCGCTGCGCTGGTTTTTTTCATGGAGGCGGGATTTGCTTTTTTGGAGGCCGGCTTCATCCGGGCGAAAAACTCCATGAACATTGTGATGAAGGTTTTCACCGACTGCACCATCGGTATGCTCAGTTACTGGGTTCTGGGCTTTGCCGTCATGTACGGCCTGGATAAAGGCGGCCTTTTCGGTGGCAGCGGATTTTTGTTGAGTGGGGGATTTGAACACCTGCAGTTACGTATACCCCTGTATGCCTACTGGCTGTTCCAGGCGGCCTTTGCCGTAGCCATGGCCTCCATTGTTTCGGGGGCGGTGGCCGAACGGATGAAGTTTGGTCCTTACCTGATTTTTACCGCCCTGGCTGCGGGGTTGATTTACCCGGTGGCCGGGCACTGGGTGTGGGGCGGCGGCTGGTTGAGCGAGCTGGGTATGCTGGATTTTGCCGGGTCGGCCGTGGTGCATGCCGTGGGTGGCTGGAGCGCCCTGGCGGCGGTTTTGCTCCTGGGGCCCCGCGAAGGGAAATATAACCCCGACGGGACGGTGAATGTGTTGCCGGCCCATAACATGCACCTGGCCTTTCTGGGCACCTTTATCCTCTGGTTTGGCTGGTTTGGTTTTAACCCGGGCAGTTCCCTGTCCGGTCTGGATTTGAACATTGCCCGTATTGCTGTCACCACCAACCTGGCCGCAGCAGCAGGCGGGACGACGGGCATGTTATTTACCATGTGGAAATACGGCAAGGCCGATCCCAGTATGGCCATGAACGGTGCCCTGGCCGGTTTGGCCGCCATTACCGCTGGGACGGCTTACGTGACGCCGGCAAGCGCGGTGATTATCGGCGGTATGGCCGGTGTGCTGGTTGTACTGGCGGTGGGTTTTTTTGACCGGGTGCGGGCGGACGATCCGGTGGGGGCCATTGCCGTACACGGTGTGAACGGTACCTGGGGTGCGCTGGCGGTGGGCCTGTTTGCGGAAAAAGGCGGCCTTTTTTACGGTGGAGGATTGCATCTTTTAGGCGTGCAGGCTCTGGGAGTGCTGGCAGTTTCCCTGTGGGCCTTTACGGCTACCGGGCTGGTGTTTTATCTCCTGAAAAAGACCGTGGGCATCCGGGTACCGGCCAGCGAGGAGTTGGAGGGGCTGGATATTAACGAACACGGTATTCCCGCTTATGCCGGTTTGGTGGCCGGTTCCCTGGGTGAAGTGGGGGTGGATGAGTTTGCACCCGACACCACCTGTGCTCCGGAAGTGGTAAGCAGGGCGGCTGTACAAAAGTGA
- a CDS encoding P-II family nitrogen regulator: MKKIEAIIRPAKLEAVKEALGRFGIHGMTVSQVLGCGLQRGRVSIYRGHEYSINLLPKVKIEIAVPDRWVDEVVRIISDAARTGEIGDGKIFIYPLENALRIRTGEEGEEAL; the protein is encoded by the coding sequence GTGAAAAAAATTGAAGCCATCATTCGACCGGCCAAACTGGAAGCGGTCAAGGAAGCCCTGGGGCGTTTTGGTATTCACGGTATGACGGTCAGCCAGGTGCTGGGTTGCGGGCTGCAGCGGGGGCGGGTGAGCATTTACCGGGGCCATGAGTATAGCATTAACCTGCTGCCCAAGGTAAAAATAGAAATTGCCGTTCCCGACCGGTGGGTGGATGAGGTGGTCCGGATTATTTCTGATGCCGCCCGGACGGGCGAAATAGGAGACGGCAAGATTTTTATCTACCCCTTGGAAAATGCCCTGCGCATAAGGACCGGCGAGGAGGGGGAAGAAGCATTATAA
- a CDS encoding NAD(P)H-hydrate dehydratase translates to MRVVTGGQMRELDRTAMEDYGIPGLVLMENAGLAVVRVVQQVLGEVAGKRVAVFAGKGNNGGDGLVVARHLFNAGAEVKVLLLAKPEEISGDAAVNLAIWKKMGQPVYPVVRGEDLNAVRLFLVGAHAVVDAIFGTGFKGAAREPAAGVIEAINASGRPVVAVDIPSGVEADTGQVHGPCVRATHTVTFALPKLGLVQEPGRSHVGELHVADISIPSFLLEGGTPGRYLITEKMVREWLPPRPAWAHKGSCGRVLVVAGSRGMTGAACLAALGAARAGAGLVTLAVPAELQDVVAVKLTEIMTVGLPGTREGTVARSARSEILDLLERADVLAIGPGLSRHLETVALVRELLPAIRVPCVIDADGLNALAGDVQLLSRISVPAVVTPHEGEMARLLGRPLEEVSSRRLAVAEEAAAAWGVVALLKGAATLVACPDGSTYINPTGNPGMATGGSGDVLTGVIAGLLAQGMSAPRAAAAGAYLHGLAGDMAAREKGMRGLLAGDILELLPSAIAQVECNVTRLNNCLKIPLS, encoded by the coding sequence ATGCGGGTGGTTACCGGAGGACAGATGCGCGAGCTGGACCGCACTGCCATGGAAGATTACGGCATACCAGGGCTGGTGTTGATGGAAAATGCCGGCCTGGCGGTAGTACGGGTCGTCCAGCAGGTGCTGGGTGAAGTGGCGGGCAAACGGGTGGCCGTGTTTGCCGGTAAGGGAAATAACGGGGGAGACGGACTGGTGGTGGCCCGTCACCTGTTTAACGCCGGGGCGGAGGTCAAGGTTTTGCTCTTAGCTAAGCCGGAGGAAATTAGCGGAGATGCGGCAGTTAATTTAGCTATCTGGAAGAAGATGGGCCAGCCGGTGTATCCCGTGGTCAGGGGCGAGGACTTGAATGCGGTGCGCCTTTTCCTGGTAGGTGCCCACGCCGTGGTAGATGCCATCTTTGGTACCGGATTTAAAGGCGCGGCCCGGGAGCCGGCGGCAGGAGTGATTGAGGCCATCAATGCCAGCGGCAGGCCGGTGGTGGCCGTGGATATACCCTCCGGGGTGGAGGCCGACACCGGGCAGGTGCATGGCCCCTGTGTGCGGGCCACCCATACCGTAACCTTTGCCCTGCCCAAGCTGGGCCTGGTGCAGGAGCCCGGGCGTAGCCACGTTGGGGAACTGCATGTGGCCGATATTTCCATCCCTTCTTTTTTACTGGAAGGGGGCACCCCCGGCCGTTACCTGATCACGGAAAAAATGGTCCGGGAATGGCTGCCTCCCCGGCCCGCCTGGGCTCATAAAGGGTCCTGCGGCCGGGTGCTGGTGGTGGCCGGTTCCCGGGGTATGACCGGCGCGGCCTGCCTGGCGGCCCTGGGTGCCGCCCGGGCCGGGGCGGGGCTGGTGACCCTGGCCGTGCCCGCAGAGCTGCAGGATGTGGTGGCGGTAAAGCTGACGGAAATAATGACGGTTGGGCTGCCCGGAACACGGGAGGGAACGGTGGCCCGCAGCGCCCGGAGCGAAATTCTGGACCTGCTGGAAAGGGCCGATGTGCTGGCCATTGGCCCGGGTCTCTCCCGGCACCTGGAAACGGTGGCCCTGGTGCGGGAGTTATTGCCGGCGATACGGGTGCCCTGCGTCATCGATGCCGATGGCCTGAACGCCCTGGCTGGCGATGTACAGTTGTTGAGCCGTATTTCCGTGCCCGCGGTGGTTACGCCCCACGAAGGAGAGATGGCCCGCCTGCTGGGACGTCCCCTGGAAGAGGTCAGCTCCCGGCGCCTGGCGGTGGCGGAGGAAGCGGCGGCGGCCTGGGGCGTGGTGGCCCTGCTGAAAGGGGCTGCTACACTGGTCGCCTGCCCCGACGGTAGTACTTACATCAATCCCACCGGTAATCCCGGTATGGCCACTGGAGGCAGCGGTGATGTCCTCACCGGCGTGATTGCCGGCCTCCTGGCCCAGGGCATGAGTGCCCCCCGGGCGGCAGCGGCGGGGGCATACCTGCACGGCCTGGCCGGGGACATGGCCGCCCGGGAAAAAGGCATGCGGGGCTTGCTGGCGGGAGATATTCTGGAACTGCTGCCATCGGCCATAGCGCAGGTGGAATGTAACGTTACCCGGCTGAATAATTGCCTGAAGATCCCCTTGTCATAA
- the acpS gene encoding holo-ACP synthase encodes MERDTRGSICGIGSDLVSVGRIRQAVVKFGERFITRVFTGRERRYCAARRDPYPCYAARFAAKEAVLKALGTGLTAGCSWQDVEVIPGRQGVPRVELYGRAALLARERGIKKFLITLSHDGSYAVAFAVALGD; translated from the coding sequence ATGGAGCGCGATACGCGAGGCAGTATCTGCGGCATTGGTTCCGACCTGGTTTCCGTGGGCAGGATCAGGCAGGCGGTAGTGAAATTTGGGGAACGCTTTATAACCAGGGTTTTTACCGGCCGGGAGCGCCGGTACTGTGCGGCCCGCCGGGATCCCTATCCCTGTTATGCAGCCCGTTTTGCCGCCAAGGAAGCGGTGTTAAAGGCCCTGGGCACCGGCTTGACTGCGGGCTGTAGCTGGCAGGACGTGGAAGTAATTCCCGGCAGGCAAGGTGTCCCCCGGGTGGAGTTGTACGGCCGGGCCGCCCTGCTTGCCCGGGAGCGGGGGATTAAAAAGTTTCTTATCACCCTCTCCCACGATGGTTCGTACGCCGTAGCCTTTGCTGTGGCCCTTGGTGATTAA
- a CDS encoding LytR/AlgR family response regulator transcription factor has protein sequence MKLKALIVDDEYPARQELRYALSSFDNIEIVGEATNAQEAMTLIKALDYQVLFLDISMPGMSGLELGAVIQELPRQPQVIFVTAYDEYAVRAFEVNAVDYLLKPVDQARLKKAVDKVLKKYQEVAPADTAAALEEGLVTPAVRGGNGAGQFKIDRIPAEKQGKTVLVAESDIVYAFTEQDYIYIKTYADKFFTRFTLKELEARLNPNMFFRTHRCYIVNLHKVKEIVPFFNGTYNLVVDDKENSEVPVSRAQAKKLRKILGF, from the coding sequence GTGAAGTTAAAGGCGCTCATAGTAGATGATGAATATCCGGCCCGGCAGGAATTGCGTTACGCCTTGAGCAGTTTTGATAATATTGAAATTGTAGGAGAGGCCACCAATGCCCAGGAGGCCATGACTCTGATCAAGGCTCTGGACTACCAGGTTCTTTTTTTAGACATTTCCATGCCCGGGATGAGCGGCCTTGAGCTGGGGGCCGTTATCCAGGAACTGCCCAGGCAACCGCAGGTAATTTTCGTGACCGCTTACGATGAATATGCGGTGCGGGCCTTTGAGGTCAATGCGGTGGACTACCTTTTGAAGCCGGTAGATCAGGCCCGGTTAAAAAAGGCCGTGGACAAAGTGCTGAAAAAATACCAGGAAGTTGCTCCAGCTGACACTGCGGCAGCGCTGGAAGAGGGTCTGGTTACGCCTGCCGTCCGGGGGGGTAATGGGGCGGGTCAGTTTAAAATCGACCGCATCCCCGCGGAAAAGCAGGGCAAGACGGTGCTGGTCGCCGAGTCGGATATTGTGTACGCCTTTACGGAGCAGGATTATATTTATATTAAAACTTACGCCGATAAGTTTTTTACCCGTTTCACCTTAAAAGAACTGGAGGCCCGCTTAAACCCGAACATGTTTTTCCGCACCCACCGCTGCTATATAGTAAACCTCCACAAGGTAAAGGAAATTGTGCCCTTCTTCAACGGCACTTACAACCTGGTGGTTGACGACAAGGAAAACAGCGAGGTGCCGGTGAGCCGGGCCCAGGCGAAAAAGCTGCGCAAGATCTTGGGTTTCTGA
- a CDS encoding histidine kinase, translating to MQKKLAVGVIARWLPINFLATGFVLLWDPLAWKLVLAMVCVNAVAAFWVSDYIQQQKIINLKSEQHPLDSTLQIASETLPYLRRGLNEETAAKTAEIIQKISDVAAVAITDREKVLAYIGAGSDHHQPGGAIMTDATREVLATGELKVVRSGRDLQCPVPHCPLESAVISPLKCKEEIVGTIKLYRTQPGEIPQNLVKLAEGLAQLLGMQMELAELDRQAQLVTKAELDALHAQINPHFLFNTLNTIIMFSRTNPETARRLLIRLASFFRHALKRHGHFNTLREEIEYLNTYLILEKARFREKLRVVRNIDRELLDYQVPVLTIQPLVENAIKHGILPKPGQGTVQITAQRLDEDMLIVIRDDGVGIPQERLPEVLRPGVGSGNGVGLSNVHERLKSLFGKDYGLRIISAPNAGTSVYVRVPLLCKLGQGEGNLGEVKGAHSR from the coding sequence GTGCAGAAGAAACTGGCCGTGGGGGTAATTGCCCGCTGGTTGCCGATCAATTTTTTAGCCACCGGTTTTGTGCTTTTATGGGATCCCCTGGCGTGGAAGCTGGTGCTGGCCATGGTCTGTGTCAATGCCGTGGCTGCCTTTTGGGTCAGTGACTATATCCAGCAGCAAAAGATAATTAACCTAAAGAGCGAACAGCATCCCCTGGATTCCACCCTCCAGATTGCCAGCGAAACACTGCCCTATTTGCGCCGGGGGTTAAACGAAGAGACGGCGGCAAAAACAGCGGAGATCATTCAAAAAATCAGCGACGTGGCGGCTGTGGCCATCACTGACCGGGAGAAAGTCCTGGCTTACATCGGTGCCGGGTCCGACCACCACCAGCCCGGGGGGGCCATCATGACCGACGCCACCCGGGAGGTGCTGGCCACGGGCGAGCTAAAGGTGGTCCGTAGCGGCCGGGATCTACAGTGTCCCGTGCCTCACTGTCCTTTGGAATCGGCGGTAATTTCCCCTCTTAAGTGTAAAGAGGAAATTGTGGGAACCATTAAGCTTTACCGGACGCAGCCGGGGGAAATCCCCCAGAACCTGGTTAAGCTGGCCGAAGGTCTGGCCCAGTTGCTGGGTATGCAGATGGAACTGGCGGAACTGGACCGGCAGGCCCAGCTGGTGACCAAGGCGGAGCTGGATGCCCTTCATGCCCAGATAAACCCGCATTTTCTATTCAATACCCTCAACACGATCATTATGTTCAGCCGTACAAACCCGGAAACGGCACGGCGCCTGCTTATCCGCCTGGCCTCCTTTTTCCGCCACGCCTTAAAGCGCCACGGCCACTTCAATACCTTGAGGGAAGAAATTGAATACCTGAATACTTACCTCATTCTGGAAAAGGCCCGTTTTCGTGAAAAGTTGCGGGTAGTCAGGAATATTGACCGGGAACTGCTGGACTACCAGGTACCGGTACTGACCATCCAGCCTTTAGTGGAAAATGCCATTAAACACGGGATTCTCCCCAAGCCGGGACAGGGTACGGTGCAAATTACGGCCCAGCGGTTGGATGAGGATATGCTGATTGTGATTAGAGATGACGGGGTGGGTATACCCCAGGAAAGGTTGCCCGAAGTGCTCCGGCCCGGGGTCGGTTCGGGCAACGGTGTAGGCCTCAGTAATGTGCATGAGCGGTTAAAGAGCCTTTTTGGCAAAGATTATGGCCTGCGCATTATCAGTGCACCCAATGCCGGAACATCGGTTTATGTGCGGGTACCTTTATTGTGCAAACTGGGGCAAGGGGAGGGGAACTTGGGTGAAGTTAAAGGCGCTCATAGTAGATGA